Proteins found in one Populus alba chromosome 14, ASM523922v2, whole genome shotgun sequence genomic segment:
- the LOC118041839 gene encoding DEAD-box ATP-dependent RNA helicase 41 isoform X1 codes for MGDVNRGNQGRTSMSTPLVDGLTVSEAAGDDVKKTSRDQREALPGEPICVVCGRYGEYICDQTDSDICSLECKQTLLGRAADTHLPVGHPLPKRLAATDECFYVRDSESLPLTSDQTELLRRKLEIHVKGDSVPDPILSFSSCDLPEKLQHNMQTLGYDMPTPIQMQGIAAALTGKSLLASADTGSGKTASFLVPVVSRCATFRHGNLSKSKKPLAMVLTPTRELCIQVEEQAKLLGKGLPFKTALVIGGEAMPRQLYRIQQGVELIVGTPGRLIDLLAKHDIELDDIMILVLDEVDCMLQKGFRDQVMQIFRALSQPQVLMYSATMSQEVEKMASSMAKDLIFVSIGQPNRPSKAVKQLAIWVESKQKKQKLFDILMSKQHFLPPSIVYVGSRIGADLLSNAITVTTGLKALSIHGEKSMKERREIMKSFLVGEVPLVVATGVLGRGVDLLGVRQVIVFDMPNSIKEYVHQIGRASRMGEDGTSIVFVNEENRNLFPDLVEVLKSSGAVIPRELVNSRYVKRSFPMVKGQRKRKYGS; via the exons ATGGGAGACGTTAACAGAGGGAATCAGGGCCGAACTTCAATGAGCACACCACTTGTTGATGGACTCACTG TGTCTGAGGCTGCGGGAGATGATGTGAAAAAGACCTCTAGAGATCAGAGAGAAGCGCTGCCCGGGGAGCCTATATGTGTTGTTTGTGGTCGCTATGGTGAGTATATATGTGATCAGACTGATTCTGATATTTGCAGTTTGGAATGCAAACAAACTCTCTTAGGGAGGGCTGCTGACACCCACCTTccagttggccacccactcccTAAACGACTGGCTGCAACTGATGAGTGCTTTTATGTTAGAGACTCAGAATCTCTTCCTTTAACTAGCGATCAAACAGAACTGCTGAGGAGGAAACTTGAAATCCATGTGAAGGGAGACTCAGTTCCAGATCCCATTTTGTCTTTCTCTTCTTGTGATCTTCCTGAGAAACTCCAGCACAACATGCAGACTTTAGGATATGACATGCCGACACCTATACAGATGCAAGGTATTGCGGCTGCTTTGACCGGAAAAAGTCTGCTTGCTTCAGCTGACACTGGCTCAGGGAAAACTGCATCCTTTCTGGTTCCTGTTGTTTCTCGTTGTGCGACTTTTCGGCACGGGAACTTGTCTAAAAGTAAAAAGCCACTAGCGATGGTTTTAACTCCAACCAGGGAGCTTTGTATACAGGTTGAGGAACAGGCTAAATTGCTAGGAAAGGGTTTGCCTTTTAAAACTGCCCTTGTGATTGGTGGTGAGGCCATGCCTAGACAACTGTACCGCATTCAGCAGGGTGTGGAACTCATTGTGGGAACTCCTGGTAGGCTTATTGATCTCTTAGCAAAGCACGATATTGAACTAGATGACATAATGATACTGGTCCTGGATGAGGTGGACTGCATGCTTCAAAAGGGCTTCCGAGATCAGGTTATGCAGATTTTCAGGGCTCTCTCACAACCCCAGGTGTTGATGTATTCGGCTACAATGTCACAAGAGGTAGAGAAGATGGCAAGCTCTATGgcaaaagatttaatttttgtttccatTGGGCAGCCTAACAGACCAAGTAAGGCCGTGAAGCAGCTGGCTATCTGGGTGGAgtcaaaacaaaagaagcaaaagCTTTTTGACATATTGATGAGCAAGCAGCATTTTCTACCACCATCAATTGTATACGTGGGTTCCCGAATCGGGGCAGATCTCCTATCTAATGCAATCACTGTCACCACTGGATTGAAGGCCCTATCAATTCATGGAGAGAAGTCTATGAAGGAGAGACGAGAGATAATGAAGTCATTTTTGGTTGGAGAGGTTCCTCTGGTTGTGGCTACCGGGGTTTTGGGCCGGGGAGTTGATCTCTTGGGCGTGAGACAGGTGATAGTGTTTGATATGCCCAATTCCATTAAGGAGTATGTCCATCAGATTGGGAGGGCATCGCGAATGGGAGAGGATGGTACATCTATTGTATTTGTTAATGAGGAGAACAGAAATTTATTTCCAGATTTGGTTGAAGTCTTAAAATCTTCTGGAGCTGTGATCCCTCGTGAGCTTGTTAACTCAAGGTATGTGAAGCGTTCTTTTCCTATGGTCAAGGGCCAGAGAAAGCGAAAGTATGGTTCATGA
- the LOC118041841 gene encoding OVARIAN TUMOR DOMAIN-containing deubiquitinating enzyme 12 translates to MRNGTWSVGESSSSTSLSSQQDNEDDRMIALVLTEEYANLDGGVAKRLSNLAPVPHVPRINSYIPNLSDASLDHQRLLQRLNVYGLYEVKVSGDGNCQFRALSEQMFKSPEHHKHVRKDVVKQLKEHRSLYEGHVPMKYKRYRKKMAKSGEWGDHVTLQAAADKFAAKICLLTSFRDTCFIEIMPQYQPPKRELWLSFWSEVHYNSLYEIRDAPVPRKPKKKHWLF, encoded by the exons ATGAGAAATGGGACATGGAGCGTGGGTGAATCTTCCAGCTCAACTTCCTTGAGCAGTCAGCAAGATAATGAGGATGATCGGATGATTGCTCTTGTGTTAACCGAGGAGTATGCCAACCTAGATGGAGGAGTCGCTAAACGCCTTTCAAACCTTGCACCTGTTCCT CATGTTCCGCGGATAAATTCCTACATTCCCAACCTGAGCGACGCCAGTTTGGATCATCAAAGGCTTCTTCAAAG gCTAAATGTTTATGGTTTATATGAAGTGAAGGTTTCTGGGGATGGAAATTGTCAG TTCCGTGCACTTTCAGAGCAGATGTTCAAGTCACCTGAGCATCACAAGCATGTTCGAAAGGATGTTGTGAAACAG CTGAAAGAGCACCGCTCGTTATACGAAGGCCATGTCCCGATGAAGTACAAACGTTATCGCAAGAAAATGGCAAA GTCTGGTGAATGGGGGGACCATGTTACCTTACAAGCAGCTGCTGATAAG TTTGCTGCAAAGATATGCCTTTTGACATCTTTTAGAGATACCTGTTTCATTGAAATTATGCCACAATACCAGCCACCAAAACGAG AGTTGTGGTTGAGTTTCTGGTCCGAGGTACACTACAACTCATTGTATGAAATCCGAG ATGCTCCTGTTCCACGGAAGCCAAAGAAGAAACACTGGTTGTTCTAG
- the LOC118041837 gene encoding tyrosine--tRNA ligase, chloroplastic/mitochondrial yields the protein MAAAAAAAAARTLLYSSHSKLFFFPFSNCSKKLHRSIINKNPIFVPLRCLQSAQQNASTTHDPMRSRSSVVDILEERGLLECITSDNLRSISTTSTLKAYCGFDPTAESLHLGNLLGIIVLSWFQRCGHKAVALIGGATARIGDPSGKSLERPELDADTLENNTQGITNVITRILHMNSSSNGDGVGNHLNSSSFFVVMNNYDWWKEVRLLDFLKQVGRFARVGTMMGKESVKKRLESEQGMSYTEFTYQLLQGYDFLYLYQNEGVNVQIGGSDQWGNITAGTELIRKILQPEGDVAFGLTFPLLLKSDGTKFGKSEDGAIWLSPSMLSPYKFYQYFFSVPDADVIRFLKILTFLDMEEIDELEKEMNRPGYTPNTAQRRLAEQVTLFVHGEDGLNEALKATEALRPGAETKLDWKTFEGIAEDVPSCSLASDQVLNISLIDLSVSSGLLDSKSAARRLLKQGGLYLNNSRVDSETKRIEPQDIVDGKVLLLSAGKKNKVIVRIT from the coding sequence ATGGCAGCtgccgctgctgctgctgctgcaaggACCTTGCTTTACTCCTCTCACAGCaaactcttcttctttcccttttcaaaTTGCAGCAAAAAACTACACAGATCCATCATCAATAAGAATCCTATCTTCGTCCCTCTAAGGTGCTTGCAATCAGCCCAGCAAAATGCCTCCACAACCCATGACCCAATGCGCAGCCGTTCCAGCGTGGTCGATATCCTTGAAGAAAGGGGCTTGCTTGAATGCATCACCAGTGACAATCTCAGGTCTATCTCTACTACAAGCACTCTCAAGGCTTACTGTGGTTTTGATCCAACTGCAGAGAGCTTGCACTTAGGTAACCTTCTGGGAATAATTGTTCTCTCCTGGTTCCAAAGGTGCGGCCATAAAGCTGTCGCCTTGATTGGCGGCGCCACCGCCAGAATTGGAGACCCATCTGGGAAAAGCCTGGAAAGGCCAGAGCTTGATGCAGATACTTTAGAGAATAACACACAAGGGATTACCAATGTTATTACAAGAATCTTGCATATGAATAGCAGCAGTAATGGTGATGGTGTTGGCAATCATTTGAATTCGAGTTCTTTCTTTGTGGTTATGAATAATTATGATTGGTGGAAAGAGGTTAGGttgcttgattttttgaaaCAAGTAGGGAGATTTGCAAGGGTGGGGACTATGATGGGCAAAGAAAGTGTAAAGAAGAGGCTTGAATCAGAGCAAGGAATGAGCTATACTGAATTCACTTACCAGCTTTTGCAGGGTTACGATTTCTTATATCTTTATCAAAATGAGGGTGTTAATGTTCAGATTGGAGGGAGCGATCAGTGGGGCAATATAACTGCTGGTACTGAACTTATTAGAAAGATTCTTCAGCCAGAAGGGGATGTGGCTTTTGGCTTGACATTCCCTCTTCTATTGAAGAGTGATGGAACTAAATTTGGAAAATCAGAGGATGGTGCCATTTGGCTTTCACCGTCCATGTTATCTCCTTACAAGTTCTACCAGTATTTTTTTTCGGTCCCGGATGCTGATGTCATCAGGTTTTTAAAGATACTTACTTTCTTGGACATGGAGGAGATTGATGAGTTGGAGAAGGAAATGAATAGACCTGGCTATACCCCCAACACTGCTCAGCGGAGGCTGGCTGAACAGGTCACTCTTTTTGTTCATGGCGAGGATGGACTTAATGAGGCTCTCAAGGCAACTGAGGCTTTGAGACCTGGAGCTGAGACTAAGTTGGATTGGAAGACCTTTGAGGGCATTGCTGAAGATGTGCCTTCCTGTTCTTTGGCCTCTGACCAGGTTCTCAATATCTCTCTCATCGATCTTTCTGTTTCTTCCGGTCTGCTTGATAGTAAATCAGCTGCCCGCCGTCTGTTGAAGCAAGGAGGGCTTTACTTGAACAACAGCAGAGTTGATAGCGAAACTAAGAGAATTGAACCTCAAGACATTGTGGATGGAAAAGTTCTCCTTTTATCTGCTGGCAAGAAGAACAAAGTCATTGTACGAATAACTTGA
- the LOC118041839 gene encoding DEAD-box ATP-dependent RNA helicase 41 isoform X2: MSTPLVDGLTVSEAAGDDVKKTSRDQREALPGEPICVVCGRYGEYICDQTDSDICSLECKQTLLGRAADTHLPVGHPLPKRLAATDECFYVRDSESLPLTSDQTELLRRKLEIHVKGDSVPDPILSFSSCDLPEKLQHNMQTLGYDMPTPIQMQGIAAALTGKSLLASADTGSGKTASFLVPVVSRCATFRHGNLSKSKKPLAMVLTPTRELCIQVEEQAKLLGKGLPFKTALVIGGEAMPRQLYRIQQGVELIVGTPGRLIDLLAKHDIELDDIMILVLDEVDCMLQKGFRDQVMQIFRALSQPQVLMYSATMSQEVEKMASSMAKDLIFVSIGQPNRPSKAVKQLAIWVESKQKKQKLFDILMSKQHFLPPSIVYVGSRIGADLLSNAITVTTGLKALSIHGEKSMKERREIMKSFLVGEVPLVVATGVLGRGVDLLGVRQVIVFDMPNSIKEYVHQIGRASRMGEDGTSIVFVNEENRNLFPDLVEVLKSSGAVIPRELVNSRYVKRSFPMVKGQRKRKYGS; this comes from the exons ATGAGCACACCACTTGTTGATGGACTCACTG TGTCTGAGGCTGCGGGAGATGATGTGAAAAAGACCTCTAGAGATCAGAGAGAAGCGCTGCCCGGGGAGCCTATATGTGTTGTTTGTGGTCGCTATGGTGAGTATATATGTGATCAGACTGATTCTGATATTTGCAGTTTGGAATGCAAACAAACTCTCTTAGGGAGGGCTGCTGACACCCACCTTccagttggccacccactcccTAAACGACTGGCTGCAACTGATGAGTGCTTTTATGTTAGAGACTCAGAATCTCTTCCTTTAACTAGCGATCAAACAGAACTGCTGAGGAGGAAACTTGAAATCCATGTGAAGGGAGACTCAGTTCCAGATCCCATTTTGTCTTTCTCTTCTTGTGATCTTCCTGAGAAACTCCAGCACAACATGCAGACTTTAGGATATGACATGCCGACACCTATACAGATGCAAGGTATTGCGGCTGCTTTGACCGGAAAAAGTCTGCTTGCTTCAGCTGACACTGGCTCAGGGAAAACTGCATCCTTTCTGGTTCCTGTTGTTTCTCGTTGTGCGACTTTTCGGCACGGGAACTTGTCTAAAAGTAAAAAGCCACTAGCGATGGTTTTAACTCCAACCAGGGAGCTTTGTATACAGGTTGAGGAACAGGCTAAATTGCTAGGAAAGGGTTTGCCTTTTAAAACTGCCCTTGTGATTGGTGGTGAGGCCATGCCTAGACAACTGTACCGCATTCAGCAGGGTGTGGAACTCATTGTGGGAACTCCTGGTAGGCTTATTGATCTCTTAGCAAAGCACGATATTGAACTAGATGACATAATGATACTGGTCCTGGATGAGGTGGACTGCATGCTTCAAAAGGGCTTCCGAGATCAGGTTATGCAGATTTTCAGGGCTCTCTCACAACCCCAGGTGTTGATGTATTCGGCTACAATGTCACAAGAGGTAGAGAAGATGGCAAGCTCTATGgcaaaagatttaatttttgtttccatTGGGCAGCCTAACAGACCAAGTAAGGCCGTGAAGCAGCTGGCTATCTGGGTGGAgtcaaaacaaaagaagcaaaagCTTTTTGACATATTGATGAGCAAGCAGCATTTTCTACCACCATCAATTGTATACGTGGGTTCCCGAATCGGGGCAGATCTCCTATCTAATGCAATCACTGTCACCACTGGATTGAAGGCCCTATCAATTCATGGAGAGAAGTCTATGAAGGAGAGACGAGAGATAATGAAGTCATTTTTGGTTGGAGAGGTTCCTCTGGTTGTGGCTACCGGGGTTTTGGGCCGGGGAGTTGATCTCTTGGGCGTGAGACAGGTGATAGTGTTTGATATGCCCAATTCCATTAAGGAGTATGTCCATCAGATTGGGAGGGCATCGCGAATGGGAGAGGATGGTACATCTATTGTATTTGTTAATGAGGAGAACAGAAATTTATTTCCAGATTTGGTTGAAGTCTTAAAATCTTCTGGAGCTGTGATCCCTCGTGAGCTTGTTAACTCAAGGTATGTGAAGCGTTCTTTTCCTATGGTCAAGGGCCAGAGAAAGCGAAAGTATGGTTCATGA
- the LOC118041838 gene encoding probable xyloglucan endotransglucosylase/hydrolase protein 5, which translates to MASFLWTVCLSFLLLATLTKGASPKRVLDVPFGRNYAPTWAFDHIKYINGGSEIQLKLDNFTGTGFQSKGSYLFGHFSMHIKMVPGDSAGTVTAFYLSSQTNEHDEIDFEFLGNRTGQPYILQTNVYTGGKGDKEQRIYLWFDPTKEYHAYSVLWNMYQIVFFVDDVPIRVFKNSKDLGLKFPFNQPMKIYSSLWNADDWATRGGLEKTDWAKAPFIASYKSFHVDGCEASVNAKFCDTQGKRWWDQKGFRDLDAAQYRKLGWVRQKYTIYNYCTDRVRFPSLPPECKRDHDI; encoded by the exons ATGGCTTCTTTTCTGTGGACTGTATGTTTAAGTTTCCTGCTTTTAGCTACCTTAACCAAGGGTGCTTCACCAAAAAGGGTTTTGGATGTTCCGTTCGGCCGCAACTATGCGCCTACTTGGGCCTTCGATCACATCAAATACATCAATGGAGGTTCTGAGATTCAGCTCAAACTGGACAATTTCACAG GGACTGGATTTCAATCTAAAGGCTCTTACCTGTTTGGTCACTTTAGCATGCACATAAAGATGGTTCCAGGGGATTCTGCTGGAACTGTGACTGCGTTCTAT ttaTCTTCTCAAACCAATGAGCATGATGAGATAGACTTTGAGTTCTTGGGAAACAGAACAGGACAGCCCTACATCTTACAAACAAATGTGTATACTGGAGGGAAAGGAGACAAAGAGCAGAGAATTTATCTTTGGTTTGATCCTACCAAGGAATACCACGCCTACTCTGTGCTTTGGAACATGTATCAGATCGT ATTCTTTGTAGATGACGTGCCAATCAGAGTGTTCAAGAACAGCAAAGATTTAGGATTGAAGTTCCCATTCAACCAACCTATGAAGATATACTCAAGCCTTTGGAATGCAGATGACTGGGCGACGCGGGGTGGCTTGGAGAAGACAGACTGGGCCAAGGCTCCCTTCATAGCCTCCTACAAGAGCTTCCACGTTGACGGTTGTGAGGCGTCGGTGAATGCCAAGTTCTGTGACACACAAGGTAAGCGGTGGTGGGATCAGAAGGGGTTCCGAGATCTTGATGCCGCTCAATACAGGAAACTCGGGTGGGTTCGCCAGAAATACACCATCTACAACTATTGCACGGATCGTGTTCGCTTTCCTTCTCTCCCTCCAGAATGCAAGCGTGACCATGACATTTAA